The proteins below are encoded in one region of Chrysemys picta bellii isolate R12L10 chromosome 4, ASM1138683v2, whole genome shotgun sequence:
- the MTCH2 gene encoding mitochondrial carrier homolog 2 isoform X3 yields the protein MADAASQVLLGSGLTALSQPLMYVKVLVQVGYEPLPPTLGRNMFGRQVYQLPGLFAYAKHIMKIDGRAGLFKGLTPRLCSGAIGTIVHSQVLQRYQEADQEEEPGASLKEPVSSLEQVIKETSREMVARSAATLVTHPFHVITLRCMVQFIGRETKYSGIFSPFVTIYREEGILGFFAGLVPRLLGDVLSLWLCNMLAYLINTYALENGVSTMSEMKSYSQAVTGFFASMLTYPFVLVSNLMAINNCGLAGGFPPYAPNYSSWLDCWSQLLKEGNMNRGNSLFFWKVPAGKLYVWEDKRFR from the exons ATGGCGGACGCAGCCTCGCAGGTGCTGCTGGGCTCCGGCCTCACCGCGCTCTCGCAGCCGCTCATGTACGTCAAGGTGCTGGTGCAG GTGGGATATGAGCCGCTTCCTCCGACCCTGGGCAGGAATATGTTTGGGCGACAGGTTTACCAGCTGCCGGGGCTCTTTGCGTACG CTAAGCACATTATGAAGATAGATGGAAGAGCCGGACTCTTCAAAGGTTTGACTCCCAGACTCTGCTCGGGCGCTATCGGCACCATCGTGCACAGCCAGGTGTTACAG CGGTACCAGGAAGCTGACCAGGAGGAG GAGCCTGGGGCCAGCCTCAAGGAGCCCGTGTCTTCGCTGGAGCAGGTCATCAAGGAG ACCTCCCGAGAGATGGTTGCTCGTTCTGCCGCGACACTCGTCACCCATCCCTTCCACG TGATCACGCTGAGATGCATGGTGCAGTTCATTGGCAGGGAGACCAAGTACAG TGGCATCTTCAGCCCCTTTGTCACCATCTACCGGGAAGAGGGCATCCTGGGCTTCTTTGC GGGGCTCGTTCCCCGGCTGCTGGGCGACGTGCTGTCGCTGTGGCTCTGTAACATGCTGGCCTACCTCATCAATACCTATGCACTGGAGAACGGG GTCTCCACCATGAGCGAGATGAAGAGCTACTCACAGGCTGTCACTGGA TTCTTCGCCAGTATGCTGACGTACCCCTTTGTGCTCGTCTCCAACCTGATGGCCATTAACAACTGCGG GCTGGCTGGTGGCTTCCCCCCCTACGCACCCAACTACTCCTCCTGGTTAGACTGCTGGAGCCAGCTGCTCAAGGAG GGGAACATGAACCGAGGCAATAGCCTGTTTTTCTGGAAGGTGCCTGCGGGGAAGCTGTACGTGTGGGAAGATAAGCGGTTCCGCTGA
- the LOC101948582 gene encoding LOW QUALITY PROTEIN: phospholipase A2, minor isoenzyme-like (The sequence of the model RefSeq protein was modified relative to this genomic sequence to represent the inferred CDS: deleted 1 base in 1 codon) — translation MPMDPMKFAMWLVLVTLLSQSAQEAQCSRRGRRSLLELGLTLWCYRQRLRTPLFALNLYGCYCGTGGSGTPLDAVDQCCFLHDCCYRHARVSLECRGRVKWQPYEFACSQSGTECRSQSVCGRMACECDREFAECLTAAKPRKRHFFYNRRELCAGPKGSCPATFPNKAEILHWRKTPSPPPPGTGSPSKGSALGARDRNPAL, via the exons ATGCCCATGGACCCAATGAAATTCGCTATGTGGCTGGTGCTGGTGACCTTGTTGTCACAGTCTGCCCAGGAGGCTCAATGCAGCAGGCGAGGGAGACGCAGCCTTCTGGAGCTGGGTCTCACTCTGTGGTGTTACCGGCAGAGACTGCGGACCCCGCTGTTCGCTCTCAACCTGTACGGGTGCTACTGTGGAACCGGGGGCTCCGGGACACCCCTAGACGCAGTGGACCAGTGTTGCTTCCTCCATGACTGCTGCTAC CGCCACGCCAGGGTCTCCTTAGAGTGCCGGGGGAGAGTGAAGTGGCAGCCCTATGAGTTTGCGTGTAGCCAATCGGGGACAGAGTGCCGCTCTCAGAGCGTCTGCGGCAGGATGGCCTGTGAGTGCGACAGAGAGTTTGCAGAGTGTCTGACGGCCGCAAAGCCCAGAAAGAGGCATTTCTTCtacaacaggagagagctctgtgCTGGTCCCAAGGGCTCCTGCCCGGCCACCTTCCCCAACAAGGCCGAAATCCTGCACTGGAGAAAGacaccttccccgccccctcctggcACTGGCTCTCCGAGCAAGGGCTCTGCgttgggagccagggacagaaaCCCCGCCCTGTGA